From Gigantopelta aegis isolate Gae_Host unplaced genomic scaffold, Gae_host_genome ctg3076_pilon_pilon:::debris, whole genome shotgun sequence, a single genomic window includes:
- the LOC121391900 gene encoding uncharacterized protein LOC121391900: MSPCTAICERMFSNMNLVKTNHRTVLNQETLENTLTIMTHGPKTLRDFCPRVAIREWPSRIQSAQDMASSFLGSSEDRVSCPLCISVYKDPRNLPCGHTFCSNCLQSHISASISPDKTFRCPMCMLSINIPDNKKEANRWATQFPLNVALTDAIDEVKQLKRCDVLSAQKRPLKNTLQLVCKTLRSFCGILEDNIKNEVDRLQSGLAVSAAEVSADIDWRGAEIIQKLTETVRTEQNRLKKYLETSVAATNNDIHTIFTKDKHLLQKAKENLKLGENLIKSGSDSDIKRNLSKLQKIALEISQTNPKTEIPELKITLTDSKKKNTETFSVDIGEILKPDIKSLTDRLTLTDTRTDRQTDRLTLTQTFHTKISSDKLDPCLRSIAVLGGERSKKIVVSDRDNSCVKYFSAENFELFIKYDLRCKPCGLARSRDQQVVVVLPLKRQILYLDIQDDIRLTNTLNTEKQYWFISVLPSNHLAVSEWGGLLGFLFGECVDILDEGGHVIQSLPNHLIPCPSRLTVKGDSLVVVSKGNSLKCVTSSGRVTWQSRDSARLRHLFGVACDMEEFVYVCDDQRDCIVQLSRDGEVIRDVITGQDGLSGPESVCCDQDKLYVADEDGHVKIFRWLTANP, translated from the exons ATGAGCCCGTGCACAGCTATATGCGAGAGAATGTTCTCCAATATGAACTTAGTCAAGACGAACCACAGGACTGTTTTAAACCAAGAGACACTTGAAAACACTCTgacaataatgacacatggaCCCAAGACACTGAGAGATTTCTGCCCTAGAGTTGCTATAAGGGAATGGCCTAGCCGGATTCAAAGTGCCCAGG ATATGGCCTCTTCATTTCTGGGATCTAGTGAAGACAGGGTATCCTGTCCCCTGTGTATCAGTGTGTACAAAGATCCAAGGAACCTGCCGTGTGGACACACGTTCTGCTCAAACTGCTTGCAAAGCCACATATCTGCCTCTATCAGTCCTGACAAAACCTTCAGATGTCCCATGTGCATGCTTTCCATCAACATCCCAGATAATAAGAAAGAAGCCAACAGGTGGGCCACACAGTTTCCCCTCAATGTGGCCTTAACCGACGCCATAGATGAAGTGAAGCAGTTGAAACGAT GTGATGTCCTCTCTGCACAGAAACGACCACTAAAAAACACTTTACAGTTAGTCTGCAAGACGCTGCGATCATTTTGCGGAATTCTTGAGGATAACATCAAGAATGAAGTGGACAGATTACAATCTGGTCTGGCAGTCAGCGCGGCGGAGGTGTCTGCAGATATCGACTGGAGAGGGGCGGAGATAATCCAGAAACTAACAGAAACAGTCCGCACGGAGCAGAACAGGCTGAAGAAATATTTAGAAACTTCTGTTGCAGCTACTAACAATGACATTCACACAATATTCACTAAAGATAAACATTTATTGCAAAAAGCAAAAGAAAACTTAAAACTGGGCGAAAACCTCATAAAATCAGGGTCAGATTCTGACATCAAAAGAAAtctttctaaattacaaaaaatagcGTTAGAAATTTCTCAAACAAATCCTAAAACTGAAATTCCCGAGTTGAAAATTACTTTGACCGACtcgaaaaagaaaaacactgaAACTTTTTCTGTTGACATTGGAGAAATATTAAAACCCGACATAAAATCTCTGACAGACAGGCTGACACTGACAGACACccggacagacaggcagacagacagactgacactgACACAGACATTTCACACAAAGATATCATCAGATAAACTTGATCCTTGTCTACGTTCCATCGCGGTGCTGGGAGGGGAAAGATCTAAGAAAATTGTTGTAAGTGATCGTGACAACTcctgtgtaaaatatttttctgctgAAAACTTTGAActgtttattaaatatgatcTTCGCTGTAAACCATGCGGCCTTGCTAGGTCACGTGATCAGCAGGTTGTTGTCGTCCTGCCATTAAAACGTCAAATATTATATCTGGATATACAAGATGACATCCGCCTGACAAACACACTGAACACTGAGAAACAGTACTGGTTCATATCAGTGTTACCTAGCAACCATCTGGCGGTCAGTGAGTGGGGTGGGTTGTTAGGTTTCTTGTTTGGTGAGTGTGTAGACATACTGGATGAGGGGGGTCACGTCATTCAGTCTCTCCCCAACCACTTGATCCCCTGCCCCTCGCGTCTCACAGTGAAAGGCGACTCTCTAGTTGTTGTATCAAAGGGAAACAGTTTGaaatgtgtgacgtcatcaGGACGCGTCACGTGGCAGTCACGTGATTCAGCAAGGCTACGTCATCTATTCGGTGTCGCGTGTGACATGGAAgagtttgtttatgtttgtgatgATCAGAGAGATTGTATTGTCCAGTTGTCACGTGACGGAGAGGTCatccgtgacgtcatcacggGCCAGGATGGATTGTCCGGACCTGAGTCTGTCTGTTGTGACCAGGATAAACTTTATGTCGCCGATGAAGATGGACACGTTAAAATATTTAGATGGCTGACAGCCAACCCGTGA